From a region of the Deinococcus aestuarii genome:
- a CDS encoding TSUP family transporter has product MPGPEVLLYGLPLAFLAGFIDAIAGGGGTITLPTLFFMGLSPAQTVATNKLLAIFGSGSATVQYWRKGHVERALVGRLIPLALIGSALGAFLVRFVDPDAFRTLIGVVILGVGTLVLVNKRFGLENRYPGLTARTLALTLPGAFVIGVYDGFLGPGTGTFLMFLFALAGFNLVRASGNARTINFATNLGAFLFFLIGGQMVWWIGLPMGVANAAGAFVGARMAMLRGSGFVKVVYAGIVLLVAARLLTQ; this is encoded by the coding sequence GTGCCCGGTCCCGAAGTCCTCCTCTACGGCCTCCCGCTCGCCTTTCTCGCCGGGTTCATCGACGCCATCGCGGGGGGCGGCGGCACGATCACGCTGCCCACGCTGTTTTTCATGGGCCTCTCGCCCGCGCAGACGGTGGCGACGAACAAGCTCCTCGCCATCTTCGGCTCGGGCAGCGCGACGGTGCAGTACTGGCGCAAGGGACACGTCGAGCGCGCGCTCGTGGGGCGGCTGATCCCGCTCGCCCTGATCGGGAGCGCGCTGGGCGCCTTCCTCGTGCGCTTCGTGGACCCGGACGCCTTCCGCACCCTCATCGGCGTGGTGATCCTCGGCGTGGGGACGCTCGTGCTGGTGAACAAACGCTTCGGGCTGGAGAACCGTTACCCCGGCCTGACCGCCCGCACCCTGGCCCTGACCCTGCCCGGCGCGTTCGTGATCGGCGTGTACGACGGCTTCCTGGGGCCGGGCACGGGCACCTTCCTGATGTTTCTCTTCGCGCTGGCGGGTTTCAACCTCGTGCGGGCGAGCGGCAACGCGCGCACGATCAACTTCGCCACCAACCTGGGGGCTTTCCTCTTCTTCCTGATCGGGGGGCAGATGGTCTGGTGGATCGGCCTGCCGATGGGCGTGGCGAACGCCGCCGGGGCCTTCGTGGGCGCCCGCATGGCGATGTTGCGCGGCAGCGGCTTCGTGAAGGTGGTGTACGCGGGCATCGTGCTGCTCGTGGCGGCGCGGCTGCTGACGCAGTAG
- a CDS encoding DUF5984 family protein translates to MQERPALFQYRLEQLPALLARWEAHGLDVTEPLRNWSMLTTGRYWVKTEAGAVPRVHSNAWGTEAEIMEDRVVHFWDEFSEALPAILEPVPEPFATWLSSGVWDRWLHQIQALWRAQNDWASAKSQSVISKLIAVNGWRRMRTVDVGYGFHDSQGNTPVLRFWRVRNTVTLEWQTPPPIENERPTWVHSFGQQQFSLSPFLHEVEDFRERLRTEMRGRVREVAALGRLTQTQMAVLKWQGGRAFGRLDLPPRTDWTRVEATVSELESLFGLGVGQLPSG, encoded by the coding sequence TTGCAGGAAAGACCCGCGTTGTTCCAATACCGTCTTGAACAGCTTCCCGCTCTGCTGGCTCGGTGGGAGGCGCATGGGCTCGACGTGACCGAGCCGTTGCGGAATTGGTCCATGCTCACGACCGGGCGATACTGGGTGAAGACGGAAGCCGGTGCCGTTCCGCGTGTGCATTCGAACGCCTGGGGCACGGAGGCCGAGATCATGGAGGACCGGGTGGTCCACTTCTGGGACGAGTTCTCGGAAGCCCTGCCCGCGATCCTGGAGCCTGTCCCCGAGCCCTTCGCAACCTGGCTCTCCTCGGGCGTCTGGGACAGGTGGCTGCACCAAATTCAGGCCCTGTGGCGAGCCCAAAATGACTGGGCGTCGGCGAAATCACAGAGCGTGATCTCCAAACTGATCGCGGTGAACGGGTGGCGCAGGATGCGAACGGTGGACGTGGGGTACGGATTCCACGACTCCCAAGGCAACACCCCGGTTCTTCGGTTCTGGCGGGTTCGGAACACGGTGACCCTGGAATGGCAAACACCTCCGCCCATCGAGAACGAACGGCCCACCTGGGTGCATAGCTTCGGCCAACAACAATTCTCCCTTTCTCCCTTCCTCCACGAGGTCGAGGATTTCCGGGAGCGGCTGAGGACAGAGATGCGCGGGCGTGTGCGGGAAGTTGCGGCGCTGGGACGACTGACGCAAACGCAGATGGCGGTCCTCAAGTGGCAGGGCGGTAGGGCATTTGGACGGTTGGACCTCCCGCCCAGGACAGATTGGACGAGGGTAGAGGCCACCGTTTCGGAATTGGAAAGTCTTTTTGGGCTGGGGGTGGGTCAACTCCCCTCCGGCTAG
- the proC gene encoding pyrroline-5-carboxylate reductase produces MRLAIVGVGKLGLALLEGVTSRGVLHPGDIGLLDANASRAADLAARTGARVVTRADLAGAERILVSVQPRVFPEISEWLAQESAGYISTMAGVSTATLTRRLGTRRVVRVMPNLAATIGRSQTAITAPREAEDAGDLAFARTLFGSVGDAYDLPEHLFNAFTGMSASGPAYAAVVAEALADGGVRMGLPRPLAHELAAKLLVASGELLQQRAHPGLLKDEVSSPGGTTIAGLEALEVAGVRGAFMRAVVAATRRGSELGKDQE; encoded by the coding sequence ATGAGACTCGCCATCGTCGGCGTCGGCAAACTCGGCCTCGCGCTTCTGGAGGGGGTCACGTCGCGCGGCGTGCTGCATCCCGGTGACATCGGCCTGCTCGACGCCAACGCCTCCCGCGCCGCCGACCTCGCCGCCCGCACGGGAGCCCGCGTCGTCACCCGCGCCGACCTCGCGGGCGCCGAGCGCATCCTGGTGAGCGTGCAGCCGCGCGTCTTTCCCGAGATCAGCGAGTGGCTCGCCCAGGAGAGCGCGGGCTACATCAGCACGATGGCGGGGGTCAGCACCGCCACCCTCACCCGCAGACTCGGCACCCGGCGCGTCGTCCGGGTAATGCCCAACCTCGCCGCCACCATCGGCCGCAGCCAGACCGCGATCACCGCCCCCCGCGAGGCCGAGGACGCCGGGGACCTCGCCTTCGCCCGGACGCTTTTCGGCTCGGTGGGCGACGCCTACGACCTCCCCGAACACCTCTTCAACGCCTTCACCGGCATGAGCGCCTCGGGCCCCGCCTACGCCGCCGTCGTCGCCGAGGCGCTCGCGGACGGCGGTGTCCGCATGGGCTTGCCCCGTCCCCTCGCCCACGAACTCGCCGCCAAGCTCCTCGTCGCCAGCGGGGAGTTGCTGCAACAGCGGGCGCACCCCGGCCTCCTCAAGGACGAGGTGTCGAGCCCGGGCGGCACCACGATTGCCGGGCTGGAGGCCTTGGAGGTCGCGGGGGTGCGCGGCGCGTTCATGCGGGCAGTCGTGGCGGCGACGCGGCGGGGGAGCGAGCTGGGGAAGGATCAGGAGTAG
- a CDS encoding HD-GYP domain-containing protein, whose product MKPSRVNAPAVTPSSSRAARPRGRGGLGLPGGEPAGEAPPAFPARVSPGSVRLRWRQSGTLTLHADSPAQARAALAWLPDLTEPGLTRAFLTGFARLPGGVLPGLRLPGLHRRAPSAALLLDPDRPDELRLCWPAPPSPGVPNPPPPAPVFVPPALLGWLALPFAEALHAAAGWLARDGGRVRLRLSDGTALHTVHLGWQEGGGAGSLSLPVLDGDTLCGRVEWHGRLTPPVRGDAVAAAQLLAHVSRQARERGEAERRARAGRLAAELHRQLLALATRAALPDAPLHAAMRLLGASGAALVAVEAGAEGEPGRGGADDPFPGELVTIGSLSEASVRAQVRPSLLRRLAAGPDPTPYLLSLPGWQSERGFLLVVPLGAAGPLRGAWVFACPYQPHRPGTEGWAALLDAARHPALLQSLGPDAPRGEGGQRTAASLLRSLGETDVSSALAERGLSHLIGGGGAEAGAYLTVRGTPGLRPGAGEVSTLVQVGGGESGGGLPPLRVPPEMVRRVTRGGEPLSLTSPHPLLPTPLTSALLTPVQGAGGTTGVLALLDTRAGAQPAPETPGLLALLAERVGQAAERQAALRTLAHTREQAFHVLGKVLEYRSYETKGHTDRVTALALRLGTHLDLEYGDLAHLRWGAYLHDLGKIAIPDAVLLKRGPLTPIERELMRGHVTIGEFILREQGFVPGEVLEVVRHHHERWDGRGYPDGLRGEEIPLLARLFTVVDVYDALTSERPYKPSWTHEDALAELRRMAGRHLDPELLEAFLTLTELPGEGTPSLPA is encoded by the coding sequence GTGAAGCCCAGCCGAGTCAACGCCCCCGCCGTCACCCCGTCGAGTTCCCGGGCCGCCCGCCCCCGGGGAAGGGGGGGCCTCGGCCTGCCGGGCGGGGAGCCCGCGGGCGAGGCTCCTCCTGCCTTCCCCGCCCGGGTGTCGCCCGGCAGCGTGCGGCTGCGCTGGCGGCAAAGCGGCACCCTGACCCTGCACGCGGACTCCCCGGCCCAGGCCCGCGCGGCGCTGGCGTGGCTGCCCGACCTCACCGAGCCCGGCCTCACCCGCGCCTTTCTGACCGGCTTCGCCCGCTTGCCGGGGGGCGTCCTGCCGGGGCTGCGGCTGCCCGGCCTGCACCGCCGGGCCCCGAGCGCCGCCCTCCTCCTGGATCCCGACCGACCCGACGAGCTGCGGCTGTGCTGGCCCGCGCCGCCCTCGCCGGGCGTGCCCAACCCGCCACCGCCTGCCCCCGTGTTCGTCCCCCCGGCCCTGCTGGGCTGGCTGGCCCTGCCCTTCGCCGAGGCGCTGCACGCCGCCGCCGGGTGGCTCGCGCGGGATGGCGGGCGGGTGCGCCTGCGGCTGAGTGACGGCACGGCGCTGCACACCGTCCACCTCGGCTGGCAGGAGGGCGGGGGGGCGGGTTCGCTCTCGCTGCCCGTGCTGGACGGCGACACGCTCTGCGGCCGGGTGGAGTGGCACGGACGCCTCACCCCCCCGGTGCGGGGGGACGCCGTGGCCGCCGCGCAGCTTCTGGCGCACGTCTCGCGGCAGGCGCGCGAGCGGGGCGAGGCCGAGCGCCGGGCCCGGGCCGGACGCCTCGCCGCCGAGCTGCACCGCCAACTGCTCGCCCTCGCCACCCGCGCCGCCCTTCCCGACGCGCCCCTGCACGCCGCCATGCGCCTGCTGGGCGCGAGCGGCGCCGCCCTCGTGGCCGTCGAGGCCGGGGCGGAGGGCGAGCCGGGGCGGGGAGGGGCGGATGACCCCTTCCCCGGCGAGCTGGTGACCATCGGCAGCCTGAGCGAGGCGTCGGTGCGCGCTCAGGTGCGCCCCTCGCTGCTGCGCCGCCTCGCCGCCGGCCCCGACCCCACCCCGTACCTGCTGTCCCTGCCCGGGTGGCAAAGCGAGCGGGGATTTTTGCTCGTGGTGCCGCTGGGCGCCGCCGGGCCGCTGCGGGGGGCGTGGGTCTTCGCGTGCCCGTACCAGCCCCACCGCCCCGGGACCGAGGGGTGGGCGGCCCTGCTCGACGCGGCCCGGCACCCCGCCCTGCTCCAGAGCCTGGGCCCCGACGCCCCCCGCGGCGAGGGGGGCCAGCGCACGGCCGCCAGTCTCCTGCGCAGCCTGGGCGAGACGGACGTGTCCTCGGCCCTCGCCGAGCGCGGCCTGAGCCACCTGATCGGCGGGGGCGGCGCGGAGGCGGGCGCCTACCTGACCGTGCGCGGCACGCCGGGCCTCAGGCCGGGCGCGGGCGAGGTCTCGACCCTGGTGCAGGTCGGCGGGGGCGAGAGCGGGGGCGGCCTGCCCCCCCTGCGCGTGCCGCCCGAGATGGTGCGCCGGGTGACCCGGGGGGGCGAGCCCCTCTCGCTGACCTCGCCCCACCCGCTGCTGCCGACGCCGCTGACGAGCGCGCTGCTGACCCCGGTGCAGGGGGCCGGGGGGACGACGGGCGTGCTCGCGCTGCTCGACACCCGCGCTGGAGCGCAGCCCGCGCCCGAGACGCCGGGCCTGCTCGCCCTGCTCGCCGAGCGGGTGGGGCAGGCCGCCGAGCGGCAGGCGGCGCTGCGGACCCTGGCGCACACCCGCGAGCAGGCCTTCCACGTCCTGGGCAAGGTGCTCGAGTACCGTTCCTACGAGACCAAGGGCCACACCGACCGGGTGACGGCCCTCGCCCTGCGGCTGGGCACCCACCTCGACCTGGAGTACGGCGACCTCGCGCACCTGCGCTGGGGCGCGTACCTGCACGACCTCGGCAAGATCGCCATTCCCGACGCGGTGCTGCTCAAGCGCGGGCCGCTGACCCCCATCGAGCGCGAACTGATGCGCGGGCACGTCACCATCGGCGAATTCATCCTGCGCGAGCAGGGCTTCGTGCCGGGCGAGGTGCTGGAGGTCGTGCGCCACCACCACGAGCGCTGGGACGGGCGCGGTTACCCCGACGGGTTGCGCGGCGAGGAGATTCCCCTGCTCGCCCGGCTCTTCACGGTCGTGGACGTGTACGACGCCCTCACGAGCGAGCGCCCATACAAGCCGTCGTGGACCCACGAGGACGCCCTTGCCGAGCTGCGCCGCATGGCGGGCAGGCACCTCGACCCGGAGTTGCTGGAAGCGTTTCTCACCCTGACCGAGCTGCCCGGCGAGGGCACCCCCTCCCTCCCGGCCTGA
- a CDS encoding 50S ribosomal protein L11 methyltransferase has product MLVYHLPGTLDTREADLDLLWEAGATGLEERAGTIRAYFAAPAELPGPVADGEWREEADQDWQAEFRRTLRPVRAGRVTIVPPWLRGEVEPGQLPLVIEPGMAFGTGHHETTRLAVEALSGLKLAGLGPNGTGARVLDVGTGSGVLAIAAALLGARFALGVDIDPITIPIARENAVVNGVPAGRVRFEEGTLGEGPLTFPEEGVDTYDVLVANLYAELHDLLAGAYAAEVRPGAPLVLTGILTARLPLVRDALAREDFTGVRETLDGEWALVTARAPAR; this is encoded by the coding sequence ATGCTCGTGTACCACCTGCCCGGCACCCTGGACACCCGCGAAGCCGACCTCGACCTGCTGTGGGAGGCGGGCGCCACCGGCCTGGAGGAGCGTGCGGGCACCATCCGCGCCTACTTCGCCGCGCCAGCCGAGCTGCCCGGTCCCGTCGCGGACGGCGAGTGGCGCGAGGAGGCCGACCAGGACTGGCAGGCGGAATTCAGGCGCACCCTGCGCCCGGTGCGGGCGGGCCGCGTGACCATCGTGCCGCCGTGGCTGCGGGGCGAGGTGGAACCGGGCCAGCTTCCCCTGGTCATCGAGCCCGGCATGGCCTTCGGGACGGGGCACCACGAGACGACGCGGCTGGCGGTGGAGGCGCTGTCGGGGCTGAAGCTGGCGGGGCTGGGGCCGAACGGGACGGGGGCGCGGGTGCTCGACGTGGGCACCGGGAGCGGCGTGCTCGCCATCGCGGCGGCGCTGCTGGGCGCGCGCTTCGCCCTGGGGGTGGACATCGACCCCATTACCATCCCGATTGCCAGGGAAAATGCCGTGGTCAACGGGGTCCCGGCGGGGCGCGTCCGCTTCGAGGAGGGCACGCTGGGCGAGGGTCCGCTCACCTTTCCGGAGGAGGGGGTGGACACCTACGACGTGCTCGTCGCCAACCTGTACGCCGAGCTGCACGACCTCCTCGCCGGGGCCTACGCCGCCGAGGTGCGGCCCGGGGCGCCCTTGGTGCTGACCGGCATCCTGACCGCGAGGCTCCCCCTCGTGCGGGACGCACTCGCCCGCGAGGACTTCACGGGCGTGCGCGAGACGCTCGACGGCGAGTGGGCGCTCGTCACCGCCCGCGCCCCCGCACGCTGA
- a CDS encoding 16S rRNA (uracil(1498)-N(3))-methyltransferase, producing the protein MAPHRVRVDALTPEMTLGPREARHLHVLRLREGDPVRVFDGRGAEAAATVTLLDDARAVLTLGERLVGAAETPQPVTLAAPLLKGDKLADVVRAATELGASRVQLVVTRHADAREIGDQKLQRLRRVAGEASRQSRRAVTPEVLSPVPLADWRWEGRLFVAQPGAAARLTDHLSWDAPVTLLTGPEGGLSDAEVAALEARGALAVTLGPRILRAETAPLALLGALVATGV; encoded by the coding sequence ATGGCCCCCCACCGCGTCCGGGTGGACGCCCTGACCCCCGAGATGACGCTCGGTCCCCGCGAGGCGCGGCACCTCCACGTCCTGCGGCTGCGCGAGGGCGACCCGGTGCGCGTGTTCGACGGCCGGGGCGCCGAGGCCGCGGCGACGGTAACCCTGCTGGACGACGCGCGGGCCGTGCTGACGCTGGGTGAGCGCCTCGTGGGCGCCGCCGAGACGCCGCAGCCCGTGACCCTCGCCGCGCCGCTCCTCAAGGGGGACAAGCTCGCCGACGTGGTGCGGGCCGCCACCGAACTCGGTGCCTCGCGCGTGCAGCTCGTGGTCACCCGCCACGCCGACGCCCGCGAGATCGGGGACCAGAAGCTCCAGAGGCTGCGCCGCGTCGCCGGGGAGGCGAGCAGACAGTCGCGCCGCGCCGTCACGCCCGAGGTCCTCTCCCCCGTCCCCCTCGCGGACTGGAGGTGGGAGGGCCGCCTCTTCGTCGCGCAGCCCGGTGCTGCGGCGCGCCTGACCGACCACCTGAGCTGGGACGCGCCCGTGACCCTCCTCACCGGCCCCGAGGGCGGGCTCTCGGACGCGGAGGTCGCCGCCCTGGAGGCACGCGGCGCGCTCGCGGTCACCCTCGGCCCCCGCATCCTGCGCGCGGAGACGGCCCCGCTGGCGCTGCTGGGGGCGCTGGTGGCGACGGGGGTGTGA
- a CDS encoding class I SAM-dependent methyltransferase codes for MRVATLDQLLSTLDRLFGDGSDLTRREPGDPWARIFSQPDHPLKTDLPDANLVVWSRRGLLPGGEGRAALDIGCGLGRNTRWLARQGYRATGIDLSPHAVSRARERSSGVGASFAECDVLREEIPGGPFDLVYDSGCFHHLPPHRRLSYLGALAACLRPGGLFGICTFAPGRMGTEADDLTLLRQGRLEGGIAYSPADLRAVFASLELLDSGPMPSPDQETGAVFSMDFLNVALFRRPG; via the coding sequence GTGCGTGTGGCGACCCTGGATCAACTCCTGAGCACCCTCGACCGGCTGTTTGGCGACGGCTCGGACCTGACCAGGCGGGAGCCGGGTGATCCCTGGGCCCGGATCTTCAGCCAGCCGGATCATCCCCTGAAGACCGACCTGCCCGACGCGAATCTGGTGGTCTGGAGCAGGCGTGGTCTCCTGCCGGGCGGCGAGGGGAGGGCGGCGCTCGACATCGGCTGTGGCCTGGGCCGGAATACCCGCTGGCTGGCGCGTCAGGGCTACCGCGCGACCGGCATCGACCTTTCGCCCCACGCGGTGAGCCGGGCACGGGAACGGTCTTCCGGCGTCGGCGCCTCTTTCGCCGAGTGCGACGTTCTCCGGGAAGAGATTCCGGGAGGCCCGTTCGATCTCGTCTACGACTCCGGGTGCTTCCATCACCTCCCGCCGCACCGGAGGTTGTCGTACCTGGGCGCCCTGGCGGCGTGTCTGCGGCCCGGCGGGCTCTTCGGAATCTGCACGTTCGCCCCGGGCAGGATGGGCACGGAGGCCGACGACCTGACGCTCCTGAGACAGGGGAGGCTCGAAGGGGGCATCGCGTACAGCCCGGCCGACCTGCGCGCGGTGTTCGCTTCCCTGGAGCTTCTCGACAGTGGCCCGATGCCTTCCCCCGACCAGGAAACGGGGGCCGTGTTCTCGATGGATTTTCTCAACGTCGCCCTGTTCCGTCGTCCCGGGTGA
- a CDS encoding inorganic diphosphatase: MREVVGIVEWPRGELERFVLRGREVVPLRREARPAPVNYGCLPGTLNPADGAEVDAVWMGEPRPVGQRVSAAPSGLLHLADGDHKVVFGLAAAGEVAALLAWFPPERGARLLGPGDAAAWLASLADRETTLSHPR; the protein is encoded by the coding sequence GTGAGGGAGGTCGTCGGCATCGTCGAGTGGCCGCGCGGCGAGCTGGAACGGTTCGTCCTGCGCGGGCGGGAGGTCGTGCCCCTGCGCCGGGAGGCGCGGCCCGCCCCCGTCAACTACGGCTGCCTGCCCGGAACCCTCAACCCCGCCGATGGGGCCGAGGTGGACGCCGTGTGGATGGGCGAACCGCGTCCCGTGGGCCAGCGCGTGAGCGCCGCCCCTTCCGGCCTGCTCCATCTGGCCGACGGGGACCACAAGGTCGTCTTCGGGCTGGCGGCGGCGGGCGAGGTGGCCGCCCTCCTCGCCTGGTTTCCCCCGGAACGCGGGGCGCGGCTCCTCGGCCCGGGGGACGCGGCGGCGTGGCTGGCGTCCCTGGCGGATCGGGAAACGACCCTGAGCCACCCCCGCTGA
- a CDS encoding response regulator transcription factor has product MTRVRVLLVEDDLRVARVNRDLLERDPDVHVVGSAATLAQGDALAQALAPDLILLDVYLPDGSGLGLLRHWRAQGRTTDVALITAADDEASVRTALAQGAFDYLIKPFTGARLAEVVARHRARRTARGTLDQAHLDRLLGAGTGPGAPEPLPRGIDPHTLERVAQVLTGAPGALSAEEVGDRTQLSRVTAWRYLEHLVRVGRASLDHQYGLAGRPAKLYRARPDDPPAGGG; this is encoded by the coding sequence GTGACGCGGGTGCGGGTGCTGCTCGTCGAGGACGACCTGCGGGTCGCGCGGGTGAACCGTGACCTCCTGGAGCGCGACCCCGACGTGCACGTGGTCGGCAGCGCGGCGACGCTCGCGCAGGGGGACGCCCTGGCGCAGGCGCTCGCCCCCGACCTGATCCTGCTCGACGTGTACCTGCCCGACGGAAGCGGGCTGGGCCTGCTGCGCCACTGGCGGGCCCAGGGCCGCACGACCGACGTGGCCCTGATCACCGCCGCCGATGACGAGGCCTCGGTCCGCACGGCCCTGGCGCAGGGGGCCTTCGACTACCTGATCAAGCCCTTCACGGGGGCGCGGCTCGCGGAGGTGGTCGCCCGGCACCGCGCCCGCCGCACCGCGCGGGGAACCCTCGACCAGGCCCACCTCGACCGCCTGCTCGGGGCGGGAACCGGGCCGGGCGCCCCCGAGCCGCTGCCGCGCGGAATCGACCCCCACACGCTGGAGCGGGTGGCGCAGGTCCTCACGGGGGCGCCGGGGGCCCTGAGCGCCGAGGAGGTCGGCGACCGCACGCAGCTCTCGCGGGTGACCGCGTGGCGTTACCTCGAACACCTCGTGCGGGTGGGGCGGGCGAGCCTCGACCACCAGTACGGGCTCGCCGGTCGGCCCGCCAAGCTCTACCGGGCCCGCCCCGACGACCCCCCTGCCGGGGGCGGCTAG
- a CDS encoding ATP-binding protein, translated as MVRSLRVPSRLGLQGRLVRLHLLVLCAMTAALVGVQTAYLYTQARERLGERAITTSRLVARLPIVVRGAEAGGPNPALNAQVGALREGAEADFIVVGNVRGIRLSHPVPERLGQPMEGGDNGEPLAGREVVSVARGSLGVSVRGKVPVWADGVPGGRVVGVVSTGYLMPQAWHLVAQALLSLAPWFLLALGLGTVGAVWTARRLRASILNLEPEQIAALVGQHRAVLAALREGVIAVDAQGCVTLASDRAGEGLSPGAQAPYRLFAVWPELAALPVVRQQNVELTLRGQPVLVNVEPLEGGGFVASFRDRAEALALADELTHARGFVDVLRAQTHEYQNRLHVLSGLLQLGRPQEALRLLSAEIEADAQFRSLLRDVQVPRLVALLAGKRERAQELGIDFRVAQESGLSPVWERHADTLVTAVGNLTENAFEALGGRPGTVTVLIGEDPEGAQIEVQDDGPGMPEELAARLFTRGASSKGEGRGYGLAGVSARVSALGGTVRYTRRGGRTVFQVSLPTPVHTPLERV; from the coding sequence ATGGTGCGAAGTCTGCGCGTTCCGTCCCGTCTGGGCTTGCAGGGCCGCCTCGTGCGGCTGCACCTGCTGGTGTTGTGCGCGATGACGGCCGCGCTCGTGGGCGTGCAGACCGCCTACCTCTACACCCAGGCCCGCGAGCGGCTGGGCGAGCGGGCGATCACGACGAGCCGCCTCGTGGCGCGGCTGCCCATCGTCGTCCGGGGGGCGGAGGCCGGGGGGCCGAACCCGGCGCTCAACGCCCAGGTGGGCGCCCTGCGCGAGGGGGCGGAGGCGGATTTCATCGTCGTCGGGAACGTGCGGGGCATCCGGCTCTCGCACCCCGTGCCCGAGCGGCTGGGGCAGCCGATGGAGGGGGGGGACAACGGAGAACCCCTGGCGGGCCGGGAGGTCGTGAGCGTGGCGCGGGGCAGCCTCGGCGTGAGCGTGCGGGGCAAGGTCCCGGTGTGGGCAGACGGCGTGCCGGGCGGGCGGGTCGTCGGCGTGGTGAGCACGGGCTACCTGATGCCGCAGGCGTGGCACCTCGTCGCGCAGGCGCTGCTCAGCCTCGCCCCGTGGTTCCTGCTCGCCCTCGGGCTGGGCACGGTGGGGGCGGTGTGGACCGCGCGGCGGCTGCGGGCCTCCATTCTGAACCTCGAACCCGAGCAGATCGCCGCCCTGGTGGGCCAGCACCGGGCGGTCCTCGCGGCGCTGCGGGAGGGGGTGATCGCGGTGGACGCCCAGGGCTGCGTCACCCTCGCCAGCGACCGGGCGGGGGAGGGGCTGTCGCCGGGTGCCCAGGCGCCCTACCGCCTCTTTGCCGTGTGGCCCGAACTCGCCGCGCTGCCCGTGGTCCGGCAGCAGAACGTGGAACTGACCTTGAGAGGACAGCCCGTCCTCGTGAACGTGGAGCCGCTGGAGGGGGGAGGCTTCGTCGCCTCCTTCCGCGACCGGGCGGAGGCGCTGGCCCTGGCCGACGAACTCACCCACGCCCGCGGCTTCGTGGACGTGCTGCGGGCCCAGACGCACGAGTACCAGAACCGCCTGCACGTCCTGTCGGGCCTGCTGCAACTCGGGCGCCCGCAGGAGGCGCTGCGGCTGCTCAGCGCCGAGATCGAGGCGGACGCGCAGTTCCGCTCCCTGCTGCGCGACGTGCAGGTGCCCCGCCTCGTCGCCCTCCTCGCCGGGAAGCGCGAGCGGGCGCAGGAACTCGGGATCGACTTCCGGGTCGCCCAGGAAAGCGGCCTCTCGCCCGTCTGGGAGCGGCACGCCGACACGCTCGTCACCGCCGTGGGCAACCTCACCGAGAACGCCTTCGAGGCGCTGGGGGGGCGTCCCGGCACCGTCACCGTCTTGATCGGCGAGGACCCCGAGGGCGCGCAGATCGAGGTGCAGGACGACGGCCCCGGCATGCCCGAGGAACTGGCCGCCCGGCTCTTCACCCGGGGGGCGAGCAGCAAGGGGGAGGGGCGCGGCTACGGGCTGGCGGGGGTCTCGGCGCGGGTGTCGGCCCTCGGCGGCACGGTCCGCTACACCCGGCGCGGCGGGCGGACGGTCTTCCAGGTGAGCCTCCCGACGCCGGTCCACACCCCCCTGGAGCGCGTGTGA
- a CDS encoding Bug family tripartite tricarboxylate transporter substrate binding protein, producing MKKTLSLAVLTALAPLAAAQNLNNLRIMAPAAPGGGWDQTSRAVQTVLQNESIAKPVQVFNVPGAGGTIGLAQLYNARGDANLLMTMGLVMVGAIQTNSSKVDLSRVTPIARLTGEYEVVVVPTNSPYKTMADLSAAWKANPGSVAFAGGSAGGTDHMLVGLLAKAAGVDPRRMNYVPFSGGGETLAAVLGNQVAAGVAGYGEFEAQIKAGRLRALGISAPRRQAGIPAPTFREQGLNVELANWRGIVAPPGINAEQKAALVAAMDKMHASKEWKDTLATRKWTDLYLSGSKFDVYLKVEANRTKNILRDIGLVK from the coding sequence ATGAAGAAAACGCTGTCCCTCGCCGTGCTGACGGCCCTGGCCCCCCTCGCCGCCGCCCAGAACCTGAATAACCTCCGCATCATGGCCCCGGCGGCCCCGGGCGGGGGCTGGGACCAGACCTCGCGCGCCGTCCAGACGGTGCTCCAAAACGAGAGCATCGCCAAGCCCGTGCAGGTGTTCAACGTGCCCGGCGCGGGCGGCACCATCGGCCTCGCGCAGCTCTACAACGCGAGGGGCGACGCCAACCTCCTGATGACGATGGGCCTCGTGATGGTGGGGGCCATCCAGACGAACTCCAGCAAGGTGGACCTCTCGCGCGTCACGCCCATCGCCCGCCTGACCGGCGAGTACGAGGTCGTGGTCGTGCCGACGAACAGCCCCTACAAGACGATGGCGGACCTCAGCGCCGCGTGGAAGGCGAACCCCGGCTCGGTGGCCTTTGCGGGCGGCAGCGCGGGCGGCACCGACCACATGCTCGTGGGCCTGCTCGCCAAGGCGGCGGGCGTCGATCCCCGGCGGATGAACTACGTCCCCTTCAGCGGCGGCGGCGAGACGCTCGCGGCGGTGCTCGGCAACCAGGTCGCGGCGGGCGTGGCCGGCTACGGCGAGTTCGAGGCGCAGATCAAGGCGGGGCGGCTGCGGGCGCTGGGCATCAGCGCGCCCCGCCGGCAGGCGGGCATCCCGGCCCCCACCTTCCGCGAGCAGGGCCTGAACGTCGAACTCGCCAACTGGCGCGGCATCGTGGCCCCTCCCGGCATCAACGCGGAGCAAAAGGCCGCCCTCGTCGCTGCGATGGACAAGATGCACGCCTCCAAGGAGTGGAAAGACACCCTCGCCACGCGCAAGTGGACCGACCTGTACCTCAGCGGCAGCAAGTTCGACGTGTACCTCAAGGTCGAGGCCAACCGCACGAAGAACATCCTCCGGGACATCGGGCTCGTCAAGTAA